A genomic window from Clostridium aceticum includes:
- the hisG gene encoding ATP phosphoribosyltransferase, producing MVVLETIKMAIAKGRLAKYSIELLEGIGIDCQVLKEDNRKLIFSLASHNIEVILLKAADVPTYVEHGAVDMGIVGKDVLMEQEKQLYEVVDLKFGNCKFSVAGKPSNANGKKHLRVATKYPNVTKKYFTEKGQSVEIIRQEGSVELAPLMGLSDVIVDIVETGKTLKENGLVVLEDIASISARLVLNKVSFKTKKKEISPIIDLITEKVN from the coding sequence ATGGTAGTTTTGGAAACAATAAAAATGGCGATTGCTAAAGGAAGATTGGCAAAATATAGTATTGAACTTTTAGAAGGCATTGGCATAGACTGTCAGGTGCTTAAAGAGGACAATAGGAAGCTGATTTTTTCCCTAGCCAGTCATAACATAGAGGTAATTTTACTAAAGGCAGCAGATGTGCCCACCTATGTAGAGCATGGGGCTGTAGATATGGGGATTGTAGGTAAGGATGTATTGATGGAGCAGGAAAAACAATTATACGAGGTAGTAGATTTAAAATTCGGCAATTGCAAGTTTTCAGTAGCGGGGAAGCCCTCCAATGCAAATGGCAAAAAACATCTTAGGGTAGCTACAAAGTATCCTAACGTTACAAAAAAATACTTTACTGAAAAAGGGCAATCGGTGGAGATCATTCGACAAGAAGGATCGGTGGAATTGGCCCCATTGATGGGGTTGTCGGATGTGATCGTAGATATTGTTGAGACAGGAAAAACCTTAAAGGAGAACGGCCTGGTGGTTTTAGAGGATATTGCCAGCATCAGTGCTAGATTGGTTTTAAATAAAGTGAGTTTCAAAACAAAGAAAAAGGAAATTTCCCCAATTATCGATTTGATTACGGAAAAAGTGAACTAG
- the hisC gene encoding histidinol-phosphate transaminase: MINNLVKENIKSLVPYEVKECETVAKLDANENNNVDYLLNQKIAKALMGLKVNQYPDNDCCELRRILGKQVRLSPQQLMIGCGSDQIIALILQAFIGEGDKILVHTPTFGMYKISTQIVGGTTIEVPLGEDFAFDYYNFVKVMRKEEPKVVFLTNPNNPTGGVIPREQIIKIIEYSNGIVVIDEAYVEFYGETTMDLVNYYPNLIVLRTLSKGYGLAGARVGYAAASKELMGILYKVKPPYNVSNLSQLAAKVCLENKDVLDRVIQEIVAERDNIALQLSEIPDIKVYKSHGNFLLCRIGKAKEVYQYLAEHKVLVRYFGEEGPLKGCIRITIGTKEENQLVIKLLMEALGATKEIAV; the protein is encoded by the coding sequence ATGATTAATAATTTAGTAAAGGAAAATATAAAAAGCCTTGTACCTTATGAAGTGAAGGAATGTGAAACTGTAGCAAAGCTGGACGCCAATGAAAACAACAATGTTGATTACCTACTAAATCAAAAAATTGCAAAGGCTTTGATGGGATTAAAGGTCAACCAATATCCTGATAATGATTGCTGTGAATTAAGAAGAATTTTAGGAAAGCAAGTTAGGCTATCCCCACAGCAGTTGATGATTGGCTGTGGCTCTGATCAAATTATCGCACTGATTCTTCAGGCTTTTATAGGAGAAGGGGATAAAATTTTAGTGCATACTCCTACTTTTGGTATGTATAAAATTTCCACACAGATCGTAGGGGGTACGACGATAGAGGTACCTCTAGGGGAGGACTTTGCCTTCGATTATTATAATTTCGTGAAGGTGATGAGAAAAGAAGAGCCAAAGGTAGTATTTTTAACTAATCCCAACAATCCCACAGGGGGAGTGATTCCTAGAGAACAAATCATTAAAATCATAGAGTATTCTAATGGCATTGTAGTGATTGATGAAGCTTATGTAGAGTTTTATGGAGAAACTACAATGGATCTAGTAAACTATTATCCTAACTTGATTGTGTTAAGAACCTTATCCAAAGGTTATGGTCTAGCGGGGGCTAGGGTAGGCTACGCTGCGGCCTCTAAGGAACTGATGGGGATCTTGTACAAGGTAAAGCCTCCTTACAATGTCAGCAACTTAAGCCAACTGGCGGCGAAGGTATGTCTAGAAAATAAGGACGTATTGGATAGGGTTATCCAAGAAATTGTTGCAGAGCGGGACAACATTGCTCTTCAGCTTAGTGAAATACCAGACATAAAGGTATACAAAAGTCATGGAAATTTCCTTCTATGTAGAATAGGGAAGGCCAAGGAAGTGTATCAGTACTTAGCAGAGCACAAAGTATTGGTGAGATACTTTGGAGAAGAAGGTCCATTAAAAGGGTGTATCCGTATCACGATTGGAACCAAGGAAGAAAATCAGCTGGTGATTAAGCTGTTGATGGAGGCACTAGGTGCAACGAAGGAAATAGCAGTGTAG
- the hisD gene encoding histidinol dehydrogenase, translating to MIDIINGSKDELFATLKERSTVDFKDYQPQVDEILQGIQERGDEALLEYTKKFDGAVFTPQQIAVTEEEFQGAYDEVAEGFVAALRLAIKNIREYHEKQKQNSWFTSSEGVFLGQKVSPIASVGIYVPGGTAAYPSSVLMNALPAIVAGVKRIVMVTPPGKEGKLSPGVLVAAKELGIKEVYKVGGAQAVGALAFGTQSIPKVDKIVGPGNIYVATAKRAVYGYVDIDMIAGPSEILVLADESANPRYVAADLLSQAEHDPLASSLLITTSEVLAEEVKEEVLRQTALLERKEIIEKSLKDYGKIILVKNLEEAVAFANEIAPEHLELCVEKPFEVLNSIENAGAIFLGHYTPEPLGDYLAGPNHVLPTSGTAKFYSPLSVEDYMKKSSVIYYSQEALKKVKDEVMILAEAEGLTAHKNSIKVRYEEND from the coding sequence ATGATAGATATAATCAACGGCAGCAAGGATGAGCTTTTTGCCACCTTAAAGGAAAGAAGTACTGTAGACTTCAAAGATTATCAACCTCAGGTGGATGAGATATTGCAGGGCATACAGGAGAGAGGAGACGAAGCGCTGCTGGAGTATACAAAAAAGTTTGACGGGGCAGTATTTACACCACAACAAATAGCTGTTACGGAGGAAGAGTTTCAAGGAGCTTATGATGAAGTAGCAGAGGGCTTTGTAGCAGCCCTTAGGCTAGCGATTAAAAATATAAGAGAATACCATGAGAAACAAAAGCAGAATTCATGGTTTACCTCCTCAGAAGGAGTTTTTCTAGGTCAGAAGGTAAGCCCTATAGCCAGCGTGGGGATCTATGTACCTGGAGGAACTGCCGCTTATCCTTCTTCTGTATTGATGAATGCTCTGCCGGCTATTGTAGCAGGAGTAAAGCGTATCGTCATGGTGACACCACCAGGAAAAGAAGGTAAATTATCTCCTGGGGTATTGGTGGCAGCTAAGGAGTTAGGAATTAAAGAGGTTTACAAAGTAGGCGGTGCTCAAGCAGTAGGCGCACTGGCCTTTGGTACCCAGAGTATCCCTAAGGTAGATAAGATCGTAGGACCGGGAAATATCTATGTAGCTACGGCAAAAAGAGCTGTCTATGGCTATGTAGATATCGATATGATTGCAGGGCCCAGTGAGATTTTAGTGTTGGCAGATGAATCCGCTAACCCTAGATACGTGGCGGCAGATTTGCTATCTCAGGCAGAGCATGATCCACTGGCATCTTCCTTACTGATCACCACCAGTGAAGTACTAGCAGAAGAAGTTAAAGAAGAAGTTCTTCGACAGACTGCTTTATTGGAAAGAAAAGAGATTATTGAAAAATCTTTAAAAGACTATGGCAAAATCATTTTGGTCAAGAACCTAGAGGAAGCAGTAGCCTTCGCCAACGAAATAGCACCAGAACATTTGGAACTATGCGTAGAAAAGCCTTTTGAAGTGCTAAACAGCATCGAAAATGCAGGAGCCATCTTTTTAGGGCATTATACACCAGAACCTTTAGGGGATTATTTGGCAGGACCAAATCATGTGTTGCCCACCAGTGGGACAGCGAAGTTTTATTCGCCCCTATCGGTAGAGGATTATATGAAAAAGTCTAGTGTCATCTATTACAGCCAAGAGGCTTTGAAGAAGGTAAAAGATGAGGTAATGATATTAGCGGAAGCAGAGGGGTTAACAGCCCACAAAAATTCAATTAAAGTGAGGTATGAAGAAAATGATTAA